The following are encoded together in the Dickeya lacustris genome:
- a CDS encoding ASCH domain-containing protein, whose translation MSILQLAVMGEYFAAMKAGMKPFEYRLDNAYWRRRLVGRDYEQLVITWGYPARSDMSRRLILPWLGYEMQTITHPHFGDKPVNVFAIRIGDGVCE comes from the coding sequence GTGAGCATTCTACAACTCGCGGTGATGGGGGAATATTTCGCTGCAATGAAGGCTGGGATGAAGCCCTTTGAATACCGGTTGGACAATGCTTACTGGCGGCGTCGGCTGGTTGGTCGGGATTATGAACAACTGGTGATTACATGGGGCTATCCGGCCCGTTCTGATATGTCACGCCGCCTGATCCTGCCCTGGCTCGGCTATGAAATGCAGACGATTACACACCCGCATTTTGGCGATAAACCGGTAAACGTTTTTGCCATACGGATAGGTGACGGGGTTTGTGAGTGA
- a CDS encoding phage filamentation protein Fil family protein gives MISIARVFISQPPIIPNQGKGWLELPNGQRVKPSVSQVYFAPWSQKPYMPEPRVCPVTVFCTIRDMISSQEVL, from the coding sequence ATGATTTCCATAGCTCGTGTATTCATTTCTCAGCCACCAATAATCCCTAATCAGGGCAAAGGCTGGCTGGAACTGCCTAACGGCCAGCGCGTTAAGCCGTCCGTGAGTCAGGTCTATTTTGCCCCATGGAGCCAAAAACCTTACATGCCAGAACCTAGGGTGTGTCCCGTAACTGTTTTTTGTACAATCAGGGACATGATTTCATCACAAGAAGTGCTTTAA
- a CDS encoding AcrZ family multidrug efflux pump-associated protein produces MLELLKSLLFAVCMVPVMMALILGAIYALGEVFNLFSAIGHRQSAPARK; encoded by the coding sequence ATGTTGGAATTGCTGAAAAGCCTGCTGTTTGCGGTATGCATGGTACCGGTGATGATGGCGCTGATTTTAGGGGCTATCTACGCTTTGGGAGAGGTATTTAACCTGTTTTCCGCCATCGGCCATCGCCAGTCTGCGCCAGCGCGCAAATAA
- a CDS encoding DNA-binding protein: MSKGLTININVPTPYVSLKKYSELTGIPFETCRGMVKSGKIIIRPKEKANEKVEVNLVAMLRDAIASSEI, translated from the coding sequence ATGAGTAAAGGACTAACCATCAATATCAATGTCCCGACGCCGTATGTTTCTCTCAAGAAATACTCAGAATTAACGGGTATCCCCTTTGAAACGTGTCGGGGCATGGTAAAAAGCGGAAAAATCATTATCCGGCCAAAAGAAAAAGCAAACGAGAAAGTAGAGGTGAATCTCGTTGCCATGCTGCGCGATGCCATCGCCAGCAGTGAAATATAA
- a CDS encoding phage integrase: MAVSKLPSGKWLCQCFPYGRDGQRVRKQFATRGEALAYERRLMAEKKGISTETNSTTLQDLIQRWYDMHGQTLESGEDRYAKLMAICVRLGNPFAVDVDKNMFAVYRERRLKGEWNPKGKTAIKEATVNREYSYLRAVFSELKRMGEWEKENPLDGIRQFKEGDQELAFLYPDEIKRLLAACDESENKDLGIIVRLCLATGARWGEAQTLKQSQILPGRITFVKTKGKKNRTIPISERMHALLPKRRGQLFKPAYEAFKHALKKAHIELPEGQLTHVLRHSFASHFMMRGGNILVLQQILGHSSITMTMRYAHFAPDHLDAAVTLNPFDSLTTDE; the protein is encoded by the coding sequence ATGGCTGTAAGCAAACTTCCATCCGGCAAATGGCTTTGCCAATGCTTCCCCTATGGGCGTGATGGTCAGCGCGTTCGTAAACAATTTGCTACCAGGGGTGAGGCTCTAGCGTATGAGCGCCGCCTGATGGCGGAGAAAAAAGGGATATCGACCGAAACCAACAGTACAACGCTGCAAGACCTGATCCAGCGCTGGTATGACATGCACGGCCAGACGCTGGAGTCAGGTGAAGACCGCTACGCTAAACTGATGGCAATCTGTGTTCGGCTGGGTAATCCCTTTGCGGTAGACGTTGATAAAAATATGTTCGCTGTTTACCGCGAACGCCGGTTAAAAGGTGAATGGAACCCAAAAGGGAAGACGGCCATCAAAGAGGCCACAGTTAACCGCGAATATTCCTACCTGCGGGCGGTGTTCTCTGAGCTGAAGCGCATGGGGGAGTGGGAAAAAGAAAACCCACTGGACGGCATACGCCAGTTTAAGGAAGGCGATCAGGAACTGGCTTTCCTGTACCCGGATGAAATTAAGCGCCTGCTTGCTGCCTGCGATGAATCAGAGAATAAAGATCTCGGTATCATCGTTCGCTTGTGCCTGGCGACAGGGGCGAGGTGGGGTGAGGCCCAGACCCTGAAACAATCGCAAATCCTTCCCGGCAGGATCACATTCGTCAAAACCAAAGGGAAGAAAAACCGAACCATTCCTATTTCTGAAAGAATGCACGCCTTGTTGCCCAAGCGGCGCGGCCAACTCTTCAAACCAGCGTATGAGGCATTTAAGCACGCCTTAAAGAAAGCGCACATTGAATTACCAGAAGGGCAGTTGACCCACGTTCTCAGACACAGCTTTGCCAGCCACTTCATGATGCGTGGCGGCAATATTCTGGTGTTGCAGCAGATACTTGGTCATAGCTCTATCACTATGACCATGCGGTATGCACATTTCGCGCCGGATCATCTGGATGCGGCTGTGACCCTGAACCCGTTTGATTCGTTAACTACAGATGAATAA
- the modE gene encoding molybdenum-dependent transcriptional regulator gives MQAEILLTLKLQQRLFADPRRIALLKQVKLTGSISQGARLADISYKSAWDAINEMNQLAEQTVVERTTGGKGGGGAMLTRYGERLIQLYDLLGQIQQKAFDVLQDDGIPLDSLLGAIARFSLQTSARNQFFGTIIDCDQQQVQQHLSMLLADGQTRIQAALTQQSVARLALASHKEVLALIKAPWIIVTPQTAARPAHDNVLAGHISHLQPGETHSEVLVTLDGGEVVCATLTNEEVAQRGLQPEMAVYASFNADQVIIATLC, from the coding sequence ATGCAAGCAGAGATTCTTCTCACCCTAAAACTTCAGCAACGCCTGTTTGCCGACCCAAGGCGGATTGCACTACTCAAGCAGGTAAAACTAACCGGCTCCATCAGCCAAGGCGCACGCCTGGCCGACATTAGCTATAAAAGCGCCTGGGATGCCATTAACGAAATGAATCAACTGGCAGAGCAGACGGTGGTCGAACGCACCACCGGCGGCAAAGGCGGCGGCGGCGCTATGTTGACCCGTTACGGTGAACGCCTGATACAGCTGTATGATTTACTGGGTCAAATTCAGCAAAAAGCCTTCGATGTTCTGCAAGATGACGGCATACCGCTGGACAGCCTGCTCGGCGCTATCGCCCGCTTCTCACTGCAAACCAGCGCGCGTAATCAGTTTTTTGGCACCATTATCGACTGCGATCAGCAGCAGGTGCAGCAACATCTGTCCATGTTATTGGCTGACGGTCAGACGCGCATTCAGGCGGCATTAACCCAGCAGAGCGTTGCGCGTCTGGCATTAGCAAGCCACAAAGAGGTGCTGGCGCTGATTAAAGCCCCCTGGATTATCGTCACCCCACAAACCGCCGCTCGGCCCGCCCACGATAATGTACTAGCAGGCCACATCAGCCACCTGCAACCGGGCGAGACTCACAGTGAAGTGTTAGTGACGCTAGACGGCGGCGAAGTGGTATGCGCCACGCTCACCAACGAAGAGGTAGCACAGCGAGGCCTTCAGCCTGAGATGGCGGTCTACGCCAGCTTTAATGCCGATCAGGTGATTATCGCCACCCTATGTTAG
- a CDS encoding BRCT domain-containing protein encodes MTFEEWISKNEKEIFFTYTNANNEVSNNYVVDAVYKDNYLQGYCINKKGFRTFKLERILDVYSSNEEMVSAASPLTIVDLKIENRRVKDTPRGLEICFTGFDKDIKDELESLAEKKGLLVRKGITAKLYFLCCGPNAGWKKIKQANEKNCFILSKDQFFSFVDTGEIPIEPTEVYDSDEKDIHEKIEILHNEITSTFRTIREPRRSTALIARFVDGYAIGWRFAIRESHRNALDIKLTKFVFNKHQYEDWTQGSSFSFGRGDVFYSDKLGYSEWSEFLKIPDAVVLQVKYECFSGYDPVATIDGFFSGDFIPDNQLTPKKLTNLPIMIRSESYDPGKITLDIFKPSLDRSNLDLFDTIKITQDELISLLQSGYYWKKDEGQKPVRINLFGDN; translated from the coding sequence ATGACATTTGAAGAATGGATTTCAAAAAACGAGAAAGAAATATTCTTTACTTATACCAATGCTAATAATGAGGTATCTAATAATTACGTTGTCGATGCAGTATATAAAGATAATTATCTTCAAGGGTATTGCATAAACAAGAAAGGTTTTAGAACCTTCAAACTTGAAAGAATACTGGATGTCTACTCTTCAAATGAAGAAATGGTTTCTGCCGCTAGTCCTTTAACTATTGTAGATCTCAAGATTGAAAATCGACGTGTGAAAGATACTCCCCGTGGTTTGGAGATTTGTTTTACTGGTTTTGATAAAGACATAAAGGATGAGCTAGAATCACTCGCTGAAAAAAAAGGACTGTTAGTCAGAAAAGGTATTACAGCAAAATTATATTTCCTGTGTTGTGGCCCTAATGCCGGATGGAAGAAAATAAAACAGGCAAATGAAAAAAACTGTTTCATCCTTTCCAAAGATCAATTTTTTTCATTTGTTGATACAGGTGAGATTCCAATAGAACCGACAGAAGTTTATGACTCTGACGAAAAGGATATACATGAAAAAATAGAAATATTGCACAATGAAATAACTTCAACATTTCGTACTATCAGAGAGCCGCGCAGGAGCACAGCCCTTATTGCACGTTTTGTTGATGGTTATGCTATTGGTTGGCGCTTTGCAATAAGAGAATCTCACCGTAATGCACTAGATATAAAATTAACTAAATTTGTTTTTAATAAGCATCAATATGAGGATTGGACGCAAGGTAGCTCTTTTTCTTTCGGTAGAGGTGATGTCTTTTATAGTGATAAATTGGGTTATAGTGAGTGGAGTGAGTTTTTAAAAATACCTGACGCGGTTGTACTACAAGTCAAATATGAGTGTTTTTCTGGTTATGATCCAGTTGCAACTATTGATGGTTTTTTCTCAGGGGACTTCATTCCAGATAACCAGCTAACGCCTAAAAAACTAACCAATCTACCAATTATGATAAGAAGTGAAAGTTATGACCCTGGGAAAATAACACTGGATATATTTAAGCCTAGTCTTGATAGAAGTAACCTTGACTTGTTTGATACGATAAAAATAACTCAGGACGAACTTATCTCATTACTTCAGTCAGGCTACTACTGGAAGAAGGATGAAGGACAAAAACCAGTGCGTATAAATTTATTTGGTGATAATTAG
- a CDS encoding DUF2732 family protein: protein MKNTEIKTMTVAADGALIELLNKARLEERKDQHFSFSLRLAALAVRAQQRDLSAAEVVELIRQESERFEHSAQELH, encoded by the coding sequence ATGAAAAATACCGAAATAAAAACCATGACCGTCGCCGCTGATGGCGCACTGATCGAGCTGCTGAATAAAGCCCGTCTGGAGGAGCGCAAAGACCAGCATTTTTCTTTCTCACTGCGCCTCGCGGCACTGGCTGTCCGTGCTCAACAACGTGACCTCTCCGCCGCCGAGGTGGTGGAACTGATACGCCAGGAATCAGAGCGTTTTGAGCACTCCGCTCAGGAGTTGCACTGA
- a CDS encoding DUF5347 family protein → MANTEPARAIPLSIAEKTEGLNHIAMLRGKHFRTNSEKEMCRFIDDMRDKIDDDYHKNMRVLSAIFELADIDKERHHLKFNELTTGEKERLIRAMNKLRAVVSLFPKNLILPL, encoded by the coding sequence ATGGCTAATACCGAACCCGCTCGCGCCATTCCGCTCAGTATCGCGGAAAAAACAGAGGGGCTAAACCACATAGCCATGCTGAGAGGGAAACACTTCAGAACAAACAGTGAGAAAGAGATGTGCCGCTTTATTGACGATATGCGGGACAAGATTGATGACGATTACCATAAAAATATGCGCGTGCTGTCAGCAATATTTGAATTAGCGGATATTGATAAGGAACGGCATCACCTGAAATTTAATGAACTGACCACTGGCGAGAAAGAACGGCTAATTAGGGCAATGAATAAGCTCCGCGCAGTTGTGAGTTTATTCCCAAAAAACTTAATTCTTCCACTGTAA
- a CDS encoding BRCT domain-containing protein, with protein sequence MADEKLDFFNYKRNKDKLLINLINIIEGINCDGHIDEKEVLFLDTWIKDADLISKNYCVRMISNRLSDILSDGVIEPYELNYLKADLIKVQKELSDLPELDLYSDEADKHLLEGLCKGMMANHELNDSEIRYLNWWLSSNASLKVNYPGKELYALVNRILADGIITSEERDELKKALIAFTGSDVYSGVVDGLATRLPVDDIESLVLSNATVCLTGEFLYGKRSVCKKLIEDAGGKVIDNITAKLDFLIIGTLSCKHWRYQAHGRKIEKAIDYRDNRGIPLKIISEEQWQSFTG encoded by the coding sequence ATGGCAGATGAAAAACTAGATTTTTTTAACTATAAAAGGAATAAAGATAAATTACTTATTAACCTTATCAATATCATTGAGGGCATAAACTGTGATGGTCATATAGATGAGAAAGAAGTTTTGTTTCTTGATACATGGATAAAAGATGCTGATTTAATCAGTAAAAACTATTGTGTGCGGATGATTTCAAATAGACTTTCCGATATATTGTCTGATGGCGTTATTGAGCCGTATGAATTGAATTATTTGAAAGCTGATTTAATCAAGGTGCAAAAAGAGCTGTCTGATTTACCTGAGCTTGATTTGTACTCTGATGAAGCGGACAAGCATTTATTGGAAGGCCTATGTAAAGGAATGATGGCGAATCATGAACTTAATGATTCAGAAATAAGATACTTAAATTGGTGGCTATCATCTAATGCTTCGCTCAAAGTTAATTACCCTGGAAAAGAGTTATACGCATTGGTTAACCGGATTCTTGCCGATGGGATCATTACATCAGAAGAACGTGATGAATTGAAAAAAGCGTTAATCGCTTTTACCGGAAGTGATGTCTATTCCGGTGTAGTGGATGGGCTGGCAACTCGCTTACCAGTGGATGATATAGAGAGCTTAGTTCTTTCCAATGCAACAGTTTGTCTGACAGGTGAATTCCTTTATGGAAAAAGATCAGTGTGTAAAAAACTGATTGAAGACGCAGGCGGGAAGGTGATTGATAATATAACAGCAAAACTTGATTTTCTTATTATTGGTACATTGAGTTGTAAACATTGGAGATATCAGGCTCACGGTCGGAAAATCGAAAAAGCAATAGACTACCGGGATAATCGTGGCATTCCACTGAAAATAATCAGTGAAGAACAATGGCAGAGCTTTACTGGATAA
- the modA gene encoding molybdate ABC transporter substrate-binding protein yields MKASWTHWLAAATLTLGMSATTVQAQSTQTQGTVTVFAAASLTNALQDIAALYQKDKQVSIVASYASSSTLARQIEQGAPADVFISADQQWMDYAQGKQLLEEGSRYTLLGNQLVVIAPKSADTKGFKVEESTDWKNLLKGGRLSVGDPDHVPAGLYAKEALQKLNAWDLLSPLMARANDVRAAMALVEREEAPLGIVYGSDAVASTKVKVVGIFPENTHKPVEYPLAVIKGRNTPVVNAFVEYLKTPQAAAVFKQYGFTPR; encoded by the coding sequence ATGAAAGCTTCATGGACGCATTGGCTTGCTGCCGCCACCTTGACGCTGGGCATGAGCGCCACAACCGTGCAGGCGCAGAGTACCCAGACACAGGGCACCGTCACGGTGTTCGCTGCCGCCTCACTCACCAATGCCTTGCAGGATATCGCCGCGCTCTATCAAAAAGATAAGCAGGTATCGATTGTCGCGTCTTACGCGTCGTCATCCACGCTGGCGCGTCAAATTGAGCAAGGCGCTCCGGCAGACGTGTTTATCTCAGCCGATCAGCAATGGATGGATTACGCGCAGGGTAAACAATTACTGGAAGAGGGCAGCCGTTATACGCTGCTGGGCAACCAACTGGTGGTCATTGCACCGAAGTCAGCCGATACCAAGGGCTTTAAAGTCGAAGAAAGTACCGACTGGAAAAACTTGCTCAAGGGCGGGCGGTTATCCGTCGGCGACCCGGATCATGTCCCTGCCGGGCTCTATGCCAAAGAAGCGCTGCAAAAATTGAATGCCTGGGATCTCTTGTCACCGCTGATGGCGCGAGCCAACGATGTGCGCGCGGCGATGGCGCTGGTGGAGCGTGAAGAAGCACCGCTTGGGATCGTGTACGGCTCTGATGCTGTTGCCAGCACCAAAGTCAAAGTGGTTGGCATTTTCCCTGAGAACACGCACAAACCGGTGGAGTATCCGCTGGCGGTTATCAAAGGGCGTAACACCCCGGTGGTGAATGCCTTTGTTGAATATCTGAAAACGCCGCAGGCCGCCGCCGTATTTAAACAATATGGATTTACACCGCGCTAA
- the modC gene encoding molybdenum ABC transporter ATP-binding protein ModC — MLQLDFTQQLGDLQLNITSELPASGISAVFGVSGAGKTSLINAIVGLSRPDKGRIQLNDRVLVDTGRKLFLPPEKRRIGYVFQDARLFPHYRVRGNLCYGMAAPMRAQFDDIVQLLGIEPLLKRYPLTLSGGEKQRVAIGRALLTAPELLLMDEPLASLDTPRKRELLPYLERLAREVNTPILYVSHSLEEVVRLADRVLVLDKGQVKAQGTLEAVWSSNALRAWLPREEQSSILTVTVMAQHSHYAMTALSLGEQHLWVGRVDAPSGTRLRIRINAADVSLVTQRPTASSIRNVLAVFVIECLDVEDQVEVKLDIGGQVLWARITPWARDELALKPRQWLYAQIKSVSITP; from the coding sequence ATGCTGCAACTGGACTTCACACAGCAATTGGGTGATTTACAACTCAACATTACCAGTGAACTGCCCGCCAGCGGCATCAGCGCGGTGTTTGGCGTGTCTGGTGCCGGTAAAACCTCGCTGATTAATGCCATTGTAGGGTTAAGTCGCCCGGATAAGGGGCGCATCCAGCTCAATGACCGGGTGCTGGTCGATACCGGGCGCAAGCTGTTTCTGCCGCCGGAAAAACGGCGCATCGGGTATGTATTTCAGGATGCCCGCCTGTTTCCGCACTATCGGGTGCGCGGCAATCTTTGTTACGGCATGGCTGCGCCGATGCGCGCGCAGTTTGATGACATCGTGCAGTTGCTTGGCATCGAACCACTGCTTAAGCGGTATCCGCTCACGCTGTCCGGCGGTGAAAAGCAGCGGGTGGCAATTGGCCGGGCGCTGCTCACCGCCCCGGAGCTATTGCTGATGGATGAGCCGTTAGCCTCGCTGGATACGCCACGTAAGCGCGAGTTACTGCCGTATCTGGAGCGGCTGGCGCGCGAAGTGAACACGCCGATTCTTTATGTCAGCCACAGTCTGGAAGAGGTCGTCAGGCTGGCGGACAGGGTGCTGGTGCTGGACAAAGGGCAGGTGAAAGCGCAAGGCACGCTGGAGGCCGTTTGGTCAAGCAATGCGCTGCGTGCCTGGCTGCCGCGCGAGGAGCAAAGCAGTATTCTGACGGTGACGGTAATGGCGCAGCATTCGCATTATGCGATGACGGCGCTGTCATTGGGCGAACAGCATCTGTGGGTGGGGCGTGTTGATGCGCCGTCAGGCACGCGATTGCGTATTCGTATCAATGCCGCCGATGTCTCGCTGGTGACGCAGCGCCCAACTGCGAGCAGTATTCGCAATGTGCTGGCGGTGTTTGTTATCGAATGCCTGGATGTTGAGGATCAGGTGGAGGTGAAGCTCGATATCGGCGGTCAGGTGCTGTGGGCGCGCATTACGCCCTGGGCGCGCGACGAGCTGGCGCTCAAACCGCGCCAGTGGTTGTATGCCCAGATTAAAAGCGTGTCTATTACGCCGTAA
- the modB gene encoding molybdate ABC transporter permease subunit yields MFLTDYEWQAVALSLKVSLVAVTLSLPLGIVMAWVLARCQFVGKSLVDSIIHLPLVLPPVVIGYLLLLVMGRKGVVGAWLYQWFGFSFSFSWHGAALAAAVVAFPLMVRAIRLALEAVDTRLELAARTLGAGRWRVFFTITLPLTLPGIIVGTVLAFARSLGEFGATITFVSNIPGETRTIPNAMYTLIETPGAEMQAARLCAIAIGLSLISLLLSEWLTRWSRRKLGG; encoded by the coding sequence ATGTTTCTCACGGACTATGAGTGGCAGGCGGTTGCGTTAAGCCTGAAAGTGTCGCTGGTAGCGGTCACACTCAGCCTGCCATTGGGTATTGTGATGGCCTGGGTATTGGCGCGCTGCCAGTTTGTCGGCAAATCCCTGGTAGACAGCATTATCCATCTGCCGCTGGTGCTGCCGCCTGTTGTGATCGGTTACTTGTTGTTACTCGTCATGGGGCGAAAAGGCGTGGTGGGGGCGTGGCTGTACCAGTGGTTCGGTTTTAGCTTCAGTTTTAGCTGGCACGGCGCGGCGCTGGCGGCGGCTGTGGTGGCGTTCCCGCTTATGGTGCGCGCTATCCGGCTGGCGCTGGAGGCGGTGGATACCCGGCTGGAACTGGCGGCGCGCACGCTGGGAGCCGGGCGCTGGCGAGTCTTCTTTACCATTACGCTACCGTTGACGTTACCGGGTATTATCGTCGGCACGGTGCTGGCGTTTGCCCGCTCGCTGGGCGAGTTTGGCGCAACGATTACCTTCGTGTCGAATATTCCTGGGGAAACGCGCACCATTCCTAATGCCATGTACACCTTGATAGAAACGCCGGGGGCTGAAATGCAGGCTGCCCGGCTATGTGCGATAGCCATCGGCTTGTCACTGATTTCCCTGCTGCTGTCGGAATGGCTGACGCGCTGGAGCCGCAGGAAGCTGGGGGGATAA
- a CDS encoding helix-turn-helix domain-containing protein: protein MGSIDLFCQGVEVTFRSQCAERLKSERKRLSLNQADVAELCGVSRETWGKYERGSMVPGGDVLFSFSMAGANIQFVLTGEESGGFALSRDEIELVKSFRAAPLAVKAAALGALAAGSSASTSSINVTGSGQRVAGRDYYEGKK from the coding sequence ATGGGATCAATAGATCTCTTTTGTCAAGGTGTGGAAGTGACCTTTAGATCTCAATGTGCCGAAAGATTGAAGTCCGAGCGAAAGCGATTGTCCTTAAATCAGGCCGATGTCGCTGAGTTGTGTGGAGTATCAAGAGAAACATGGGGCAAATACGAGAGAGGCTCCATGGTGCCCGGGGGAGATGTTTTATTCTCTTTTTCTATGGCAGGAGCGAATATTCAATTTGTTCTAACCGGTGAGGAGTCGGGCGGTTTTGCTCTTTCTCGAGATGAAATTGAATTGGTCAAAAGCTTTAGAGCTGCCCCTTTGGCAGTAAAAGCTGCTGCACTTGGCGCATTGGCTGCGGGCAGTTCTGCATCAACAAGCTCGATAAACGTAACCGGTAGCGGCCAGCGTGTTGCTGGTAGGGATTATTACGAAGGTAAGAAATAA
- a CDS encoding DNA cytosine methyltransferase, giving the protein MMKAIDLFAGFGGSSTGARMAGAQVVWAANHWPAAVDYHRLNHPDAIHVCQDLHQANWSNVPPHDLMMASPCCQGHSRARGKAAGNPQHDASRSTAWAVVSAVEYHRPSAVIVENVPEFLNWALYPAWAAAMAALGYALSPHIVDCADLGVPQNRIRLFLVCTLSRSPLLLDLPRISHVSAATLIDFDDGKWSPINRPGRAISTLERIESGRRQFGERFIFSYYGNTKTGRSLNRPIGTITTRDRWAIVDGDRMRMITKREVMAAMSFPPSYITPESHRLTVNMAGNAVPPVAMCRVVEAIGGCL; this is encoded by the coding sequence ATGATGAAGGCTATCGATCTCTTCGCCGGATTCGGCGGTTCATCAACCGGCGCACGGATGGCCGGTGCGCAAGTTGTCTGGGCCGCTAATCACTGGCCCGCTGCGGTTGACTATCATCGTTTAAACCATCCTGATGCAATCCACGTTTGTCAGGACTTGCATCAGGCCAACTGGAGTAATGTTCCCCCGCACGATCTTATGATGGCGTCACCATGCTGCCAGGGGCATAGCCGTGCGCGAGGGAAAGCCGCCGGGAATCCACAGCATGATGCGAGCCGCTCAACCGCTTGGGCTGTTGTGTCGGCCGTGGAATATCACAGGCCGTCAGCCGTGATTGTTGAGAATGTGCCTGAATTTCTGAATTGGGCGTTGTATCCGGCATGGGCGGCGGCAATGGCGGCGTTGGGTTATGCGTTATCGCCGCATATTGTTGATTGCGCTGATCTAGGGGTTCCTCAGAATCGCATCCGCCTATTTCTTGTATGTACCCTCAGCCGCTCCCCGCTATTACTCGATCTGCCTCGCATCAGTCATGTTTCCGCCGCCACATTAATTGATTTTGATGACGGGAAATGGTCACCAATAAATCGTCCGGGTCGTGCGATATCAACGTTAGAGCGTATCGAAAGTGGTCGCCGCCAGTTCGGTGAGCGATTCATTTTCAGCTATTACGGAAATACAAAAACAGGCCGCAGTCTGAACCGCCCCATCGGAACAATCACAACCAGAGACAGGTGGGCCATAGTGGATGGTGACCGTATGCGGATGATTACAAAACGGGAAGTAATGGCCGCAATGTCTTTTCCGCCATCGTATATCACGCCAGAAAGTCACCGCCTGACCGTCAATATGGCGGGTAATGCTGTGCCTCCCGTTGCCATGTGCCGGGTTGTTGAGGCCATAGGGGGTTGTCTGTGA
- a CDS encoding DNA adenine methylase, which produces MSIIATPLKWVGSKARIMDILREHLPAGDRLVEPFAGSCSVMMNTDYPEYLIADINPDLINLYQVIKEDVKEFIDTAEGLFRTANTAESYYRFRQVFNRSKENRTTSAALFLYLNRHGYRGVCRYNRAGGFNVPYGHYASPYFPLAEIRAFAEKARRAKFICAAFGETLQLIHPGDVVYCDPPYIPQTPTASFTSYHTDGFTHNDQYDLCSALSRLVERGIPVIASNSDTHHAHSLYHQFDICRFTAPRSVGVAAGESKQAGEIIAKRLPVSERGTA; this is translated from the coding sequence ATGAGCATTATTGCCACACCGCTGAAATGGGTCGGCAGCAAGGCCCGCATAATGGATATCCTGCGCGAGCATTTACCGGCTGGTGATCGTTTGGTTGAGCCGTTCGCCGGGTCGTGTTCGGTCATGATGAATACCGATTACCCGGAATACCTGATCGCGGATATCAACCCTGACCTGATTAACCTGTATCAGGTCATCAAAGAGGATGTGAAGGAGTTTATTGATACCGCAGAAGGTCTGTTTCGCACGGCGAATACAGCCGAAAGTTATTACCGTTTCCGGCAGGTATTTAACCGCAGCAAAGAGAATCGCACTACCTCTGCGGCGCTGTTTCTTTATCTGAACCGGCACGGCTACCGGGGCGTTTGTCGCTATAACCGCGCCGGTGGATTTAACGTCCCCTACGGGCATTATGCATCGCCTTATTTCCCGCTGGCCGAGATTCGGGCATTTGCCGAAAAAGCCCGCCGTGCAAAATTCATCTGTGCGGCGTTTGGTGAAACATTGCAACTAATCCACCCCGGCGATGTGGTGTACTGCGATCCGCCGTACATCCCGCAAACGCCAACGGCCAGCTTCACCAGTTATCACACCGATGGTTTCACCCATAACGATCAGTATGACCTGTGCAGCGCGTTATCACGCCTGGTCGAACGTGGGATACCTGTCATCGCCTCCAACAGCGACACTCACCACGCTCACAGCCTGTACCACCAGTTTGATATCTGCCGCTTCACCGCCCCGCGTAGCGTCGGTGTGGCGGCTGGGGAAAGCAAACAGGCCGGGGAAATCATCGCCAAGCGTCTGCCGGTGTCTGAACGGGGTACGGCATGA